A stretch of Candidatus Bathyarchaeum sp. DNA encodes these proteins:
- the mtnA gene encoding S-methyl-5-thioribose-1-phosphate isomerase: MRTIEWEDGIVTVVDQRKLPNQEVWVKLKNYQDMAYAIKEMQVRGAPLIGVSAAYGLALTAFHSTAKTREQLMKELEDAAAVLRTTRPTAVNLFWAIDRVMKKAQETQGSKQQLAEAVVKEANTMADEDVETNRKMGKFGATLIEDGDTVMTHCNAGSLATVDYGTALGVIRAAIEEGKDIKVISCETRPRQQGAKLTCYELMRDNIPVTLISDTMVGYVMSQGMVNKVVVGADRIVRDAVLNKIGTYNVAVLAAEHGIPFYVAAPMSTMDQSRSSEDAVIEERSPTEVTNIGCERIAPKGIKVMNPAFDITPLEYVDAVITEEGIFRPETCLKQKRND; this comes from the coding sequence GTGCGAACGATTGAATGGGAAGACGGTATAGTTACTGTAGTTGATCAAAGAAAACTCCCCAACCAAGAAGTTTGGGTGAAACTAAAAAATTATCAAGACATGGCTTACGCCATTAAAGAAATGCAAGTGCGAGGTGCGCCTCTTATTGGGGTGTCTGCTGCGTATGGTTTGGCTTTGACTGCTTTTCATTCAACTGCAAAAACTCGAGAACAACTGATGAAAGAATTGGAAGATGCTGCTGCTGTTTTGCGCACTACGCGCCCAACTGCGGTGAATCTGTTTTGGGCAATTGACAGAGTTATGAAAAAAGCCCAAGAAACCCAAGGAAGTAAACAGCAGTTAGCAGAAGCAGTAGTAAAAGAAGCAAACACCATGGCAGATGAAGACGTAGAAACCAACCGTAAAATGGGAAAATTTGGCGCAACTCTGATTGAAGACGGGGACACGGTTATGACTCACTGTAACGCGGGTAGTTTAGCGACCGTAGATTATGGTACTGCCCTTGGGGTTATTCGTGCTGCCATCGAAGAAGGAAAAGACATCAAAGTAATTTCATGTGAAACCCGTCCACGACAGCAAGGAGCCAAACTCACCTGTTACGAGTTGATGCGAGACAATATTCCAGTGACATTAATCAGCGACACAATGGTGGGTTATGTAATGTCCCAAGGTATGGTCAACAAGGTAGTTGTTGGTGCAGACCGCATTGTTCGCGACGCAGTTTTGAACAAAATTGGAACCTACAACGTTGCAGTTTTGGCAGCCGAACACGGAATCCCCTTCTATGTAGCTGCTCCCATGTCTACTATGGACCAGTCTCGTTCTTCTGAAGATGCAGTTATCGAAGAAAGAAGCCCAACAGAAGTCACAAACATTGGATGCGAAAGAATCGCCCCTAAAGGCATCAAAGTTATGAATCCTGCCTTTGACATTACACCCCTAGAGTATGTTGACGCAGTCATAACAGAAGAGGGAATATTTAGGCCAGAAACGTGTCTGAAACAAAAAAGAAATGATTAA
- a CDS encoding class I SAM-dependent methyltransferase: MEDDEDAFGQMLWNYYNGNQIFETIERDDGLKNQLNPLTYFSSYKNWQPSEQKAMDFVKGKVLDIGCGAGRHSLYLQEKGFEVVGIDVSPLAIKVCKLRGLKQAKVMPVENLDFKLNSFDTIIMMGNNFGLLGSLSKAQKVLKSFYEITSENAVIIADTRDPYKTDDPNHLAYHELNKKKGRMGGQVRIRTVFQDCVSPWFDYLMVSKQEMVQVLEGTGWCIKQLINSKTSNYVAVIEKPRIGNNNPITRHTIQSVARYLGRHFLFSSTLLDKQDLRIGSPH, encoded by the coding sequence ATGGAAGATGATGAAGATGCTTTTGGGCAAATGCTGTGGAATTATTACAACGGCAACCAAATTTTTGAAACAATAGAAAGAGATGATGGCCTGAAAAATCAGCTTAATCCACTAACATATTTTTCGAGTTACAAAAACTGGCAGCCAAGTGAACAAAAAGCGATGGATTTTGTAAAAGGCAAAGTTTTGGATATCGGTTGTGGAGCAGGGCGGCATTCCTTGTATTTGCAAGAAAAAGGTTTTGAAGTAGTTGGAATTGATGTTTCACCTCTTGCAATAAAAGTATGCAAATTACGAGGATTGAAACAAGCAAAGGTTATGCCAGTTGAAAACCTCGATTTTAAGTTGAATTCTTTTGATACAATCATCATGATGGGAAACAACTTTGGGCTTTTGGGCAGTTTAAGTAAGGCACAAAAAGTGTTAAAGTCATTCTATGAAATAACTTCAGAAAACGCAGTAATTATCGCGGATACCCGTGACCCATACAAAACAGACGACCCGAATCATTTGGCTTACCATGAACTTAACAAGAAAAAGGGCAGAATGGGAGGTCAAGTTCGTATCAGAACAGTTTTTCAAGATTGTGTTAGTCCTTGGTTTGATTACTTGATGGTTTCCAAACAAGAAATGGTTCAGGTACTTGAAGGAACAGGTTGGTGCATTAAACAGTTAATTAACTCAAAAACATCAAACTATGTAGCGGTAATTGAAAAACCGCGAATAGGCAACAATAACCCAATTACCCGACACACCATCCAAAGCGTTGCACGTTATTTGGGTAGACATTTTCTTTTTTCATCAACTCTTTTAGACAAACAGGATCTTCGGATAGGTAGTCCCCATTAA
- a CDS encoding LamG domain-containing protein, translated as MHGFKLTKTVNSMLISVIVFSLFLASAQLPLVHCVQSSTVGLWHMDEILASGYSTITPDSTGYNNGTVGGDIAIVEGKFDKAFQFKTSGYVYVPIRFLVGFPPTPEPIYVPVCTTLDVQEELKIEAWINVQSFTNATYNNIVVKCTRNGSLIEDVTRVFGLAVKPSPDNENLGVLSGCINTDASGFNEILTVEPVISLNTWINVAFTRTSTGMHLYVNGEEQAVTVIEGVRNPVGSILNGTEAYLGHDSEMTIDEIRISDLAPEVVASQIDIGDNLLIAIIVVVVVFSTAWVLRKAIQMWVIYSKSKN; from the coding sequence ATGCACGGATTCAAACTTACAAAAACTGTTAATTCTATGTTAATTTCGGTTATCGTTTTCAGTTTATTCTTAGCTTCTGCACAGCTTCCGCTGGTGCATTGTGTTCAATCGTCCACTGTGGGATTGTGGCATATGGATGAGATTTTGGCCAGCGGATATTCAACAATAACCCCTGATTCTACGGGTTATAACAATGGAACCGTAGGCGGTGACATTGCAATTGTTGAAGGCAAATTTGACAAGGCTTTCCAGTTTAAAACAAGCGGTTACGTTTATGTGCCGATTAGGTTTTTGGTGGGTTTTCCTCCGACTCCTGAACCCATTTATGTACCTGTTTGTACAACTTTGGATGTTCAAGAAGAACTCAAAATTGAAGCTTGGATAAATGTTCAAAGCTTCACAAACGCGACATACAACAACATTGTAGTAAAATGCACAAGAAATGGCTCACTAATAGAAGACGTCACCCGCGTTTTTGGACTTGCAGTTAAACCCAGCCCAGACAATGAGAATCTAGGTGTACTCAGTGGATGTATAAACACTGATGCTTCTGGCTTTAATGAAATCCTAACCGTGGAGCCCGTGATTTCTTTGAACACTTGGATTAACGTCGCCTTTACCCGAACTTCAACGGGCATGCACCTTTACGTGAATGGAGAAGAACAAGCAGTCACTGTAATCGAGGGTGTGCGAAACCCTGTTGGCTCCATACTAAACGGAACCGAAGCCTACCTTGGGCACGACTCTGAAATGACAATCGACGAAATCCGAATCAGTGACCTCGCCCCCGAGGTTGTTGCTTCCCAAATTGACATTGGAGACAACCTGCTAATTGCAATAATTGTGGTTGTTGTGGTTTTTTCTACTGCGTGGGTTTTGCGTAAAGCTATCCAAATGTGGGTAATTTACTCTAAAAGCAAAAACTAA
- a CDS encoding radical SAM protein — protein sequence MGVAFKLVQLLLRQKLTGKGLKGKAGTPQIVSFAVTKACNLRCLHCHADARDAFPKELTLKEAIRAIDELACLGTEAIMFTGGEPLLRKEFVLQLASYCTDIGILPAMLTNGVLINHKVAYELKEAGILAVGIPLDSPEAELHDKLRAVPGTFDNALRGIRACKDMDLEVVVTTMALKSNFCTVPQMVDLIQSLDVNQVAIYDLVPNGRGKEMMEEVMLPKQREQVIRYLQQVQETKEMTFLFSGGLPMYPEIVATMHKTRGTSAPNLLLKQFWIHSPIGCPAGISYLSLRPNGDVYPCPFLQIKVGNIREQSLSDIWYGSEVLKSLRNRSLLTGECGTCEYKQTCGGCRGRAYAVNGDYLSEDPVCLKELMKKENVYPNNVQRFGWCVG from the coding sequence TTGGGTGTTGCCTTCAAACTTGTTCAGTTGTTGCTACGGCAAAAACTCACTGGCAAAGGACTGAAAGGAAAAGCAGGTACACCTCAGATTGTGTCCTTTGCAGTCACTAAAGCGTGCAATCTTCGATGTTTACACTGTCATGCCGATGCTCGTGACGCTTTCCCCAAAGAATTAACCCTCAAAGAGGCAATTCGAGCAATTGATGAGTTGGCTTGTCTTGGAACTGAAGCTATAATGTTCACTGGTGGCGAGCCGTTACTGCGAAAAGAGTTTGTTTTGCAGCTCGCTAGCTACTGCACTGACATAGGAATCCTGCCTGCAATGCTTACAAACGGCGTTTTGATAAACCATAAAGTCGCGTATGAACTCAAAGAAGCAGGAATCTTAGCTGTAGGCATTCCTTTAGACTCCCCAGAAGCTGAGCTCCACGATAAACTTCGGGCAGTTCCCGGAACCTTTGACAACGCCTTGCGAGGCATCCGAGCTTGCAAGGACATGGACTTGGAAGTTGTTGTTACCACGATGGCACTAAAAAGCAACTTTTGCACAGTTCCGCAGATGGTTGATTTAATCCAGAGCCTAGATGTGAACCAAGTTGCCATCTACGATTTGGTGCCAAACGGCAGGGGAAAAGAAATGATGGAAGAAGTCATGCTTCCCAAACAACGCGAGCAAGTAATTCGTTACCTTCAGCAGGTCCAAGAAACAAAAGAAATGACGTTTTTGTTTTCAGGAGGGCTTCCTATGTATCCTGAAATTGTGGCAACCATGCACAAAACAAGGGGCACCAGTGCGCCGAACTTGCTTTTGAAACAGTTTTGGATACATTCGCCAATCGGTTGCCCTGCAGGAATCAGCTATTTGAGTTTGCGTCCTAATGGGGATGTGTATCCTTGTCCTTTTTTACAAATTAAGGTCGGTAACATCCGAGAACAAAGCCTTTCTGACATATGGTATGGTTCAGAGGTTTTAAAGTCCCTCCGAAACAGAAGCCTCCTAACAGGCGAATGCGGAACATGTGAATACAAACAAACCTGCGGCGGATGCAGAGGCAGAGCATACGCCGTTAATGGGGACTACCTATCCGAAGATCCTGTTTGTCTAAAAGAGTTGATGAAAAAAGAAAATGTCTACCCAAATAACGTGCAACGCTTTGGATGGTGTGTCGGGTAA